GCACGAGGGCACCGGCAGATCGGGGTCGGCCCGGCTCAACACGTCCGCGAACTCCGACTGCAGCTCACCGAGGGTCACGAAGTAGTCGTCCGTCGTCAACACGCCGCAGACCCTACTGGCAGCGTGGCAGCACCGCTGCGAGCCGCTCCTCGAGACGGACCAGCATCGCCGGGTCCGACCAGATCGGTGGCTTGCCCGGCGGCGGGAGGAACCCGACCAGGTCCATCACGTCGAAGTAGGGCTGCGGCTCTCTGCCGGTCAGCGCGGCGTAGGCCTGTGCGCCGCAACCCTAGGAGATGGTCCCGGACGTTTCCGCCCATTACCCGCCGGTATGAGGGCCGAAGCGTCTGGGACTACTTCTGCCGGGCCCTGTGCGCCGCGGCCTTCATGCGGCTCTGGCAGCGGGTGGAGCAGAAGCGGCGGCCGGCGTTCTTGGAGGTGTCGACGAAGACTCGGTCGCAGGGGTCGGCCTGGCAGAGGCCGAGGCGGCCGGCGAGGTCGGAGCCGATCGCCAGCGCGAGTCCGGCGGCGATGCCGGCACCCCAGCCGACGACGAGGTCGGGCTCGCGACCGTGGAAGTGGAGCGCCCAGCCTCCGCCGCGGGCACGATCGAGCTGCGGGACCGAACCCATCTCCCGCAGCAGCACGTTGACGGTGGTGGCGGCCGTGTCGAGGTCACCGACAGCCGCTGCGGCGAACACGATCCGGAGCGACTCGGCGAGCGCGACCATCCCGTCGGCGGCGGCCTCACCGACCTGCGGCTTGTAGTCGGGGCGGGCGAGGAGGTCACGGACGACCTCGGCGCGCCGGCCGACCGGTGGCGTCGCCACGACCCGGGTGCCGTCGTGGCCCGGGGTCAGGGCGTTGACGAGCTTGCACGCTTGCTCGGTCACCGTATGCACGTGACTGTCGAAATGTATTTGACCAGTCACGAGTTCCGGCCCTACCGTCTCCTCCATGACCGTCATTCAACCATTGACCAGTCACCAGGGCACGCGGTGGCCGCGTTCTCTCGTCGCACTGGTGATCGCCAGGGCGGTGAACCGGTTGGGTTCGTTCGCGATGGCGTTCATGGCGGTCGCCCTCGTCGAGGTGCACGGCGCATCGCTCGCCACCGCGGGCGCCGTGGTGACCGCCTTCGGCGTCGCCACCATCCCCTCACGGCTCCTCGGCGGCCGGATGGCCGACACAGTGGGCCGCCGGGCGACCATCGTGATCGGGCTGCTCGCCTGTGCGGCTGCCCAGCTGGTCATCGCCGCCTCCCCCGGGATCACCGGCGCGCTGATCGGCGCGACGCTGCTCGGGCTGGCCTACGAGATCTACGAACCGGCTTCCCAAGCACTGATCGCGGAGTCGGTGGAGGCCGAGCGGCGACCCCAGGCCTTCGGGCTCTACGGCGCGGCGATGGCCGTCGCCGGCGTCGCCGCCGGAGCGTTGGCGGCCCTCGTGGGCGGCATCGACCTGCGGTTTCTCTTCGTCGCCGACGCGCTCACCTGCCTGTGCGCGGCGGCGCTCGTGCTCGCCCTCGTGCGTGACACCACCGCGCGGAGCGACGGCATGGTGCGGACCGGGCCGAGCCCCTGGCGGGACCGCCGGCTCCTGACGATGCTCGCGCTCGGCACCGGGTTCGCGACCGCATGGATCCTGAGCACGATCGCCCTCCCGCTCACCGTCTCCGCCCGCGGGCACGACGCTGCCGCCACCGGCTGGCTGCTGCTGGTCGCCGCCCTCGTCACCATCGCCGGCCAACGCCTGCTCCGCGGGGCCGCCTCCCGGCCGTTCACGCTCATCCGCGCCGGACTCGTGCTGATGGCCGTCGGCTTCGCCGTCATCGCGTACGCAGCACCGCTGCCGCTCCTCGCCCTCGGAACAGCGATCGTGGCACTCGGCGAGGTGCTCCTCCTGGGTCCGCCGATCGCACTCGTGGCCGGCCTGGCGACCGACGCGTCGAGGGCGGGTTATCTGGCGGCGTACGGCACCTGCTGGGGGATCGCGCAGACGGTCGGCCCGATGCTCGCGACGGGTCTGATGTCGCACGGCACGCCGACGGTCTGGCTCACCGGAGCCGCCCTCTGTCTCGTGCTCACCGCGACCACGGCGGCGGCGACCGCCGTATGTTCACCGAGGTAGCTCAGTCACGGCCCGCTTGCTTCGCGGAGCTCCACGAAGCAAGCACAGCTGGACCGAGTCACCTCGGTGAGCATTCAGAGCACGCGGGCGAGGAACGCCTGCGTGCGCTCGTGCTGCGGGTTGCCGAGCACGTCGTCGGGCGCGCCCTCCTCGACGATCACGCCACCGTCCATGAAGACCACCTTGTCGGCGACCTCGCGGGCGAAGCTCATCTCGTGGGTGACGACCATCATCGTCATGCCCTCGGAGGCGAGGTCCTTCATGACGGCCAGCACGTCGCCGACGAGCTCAGGGTCGAGCGCGGAGGTGGGCTCGTCGAACAGCATCATGTCGGGGCTCATCGACAGCGCCCGCGCGATGGCGACGCGCTGCTGCTGGCCGCCGGAGAGGTGCGCCGGGTAGGCGTCGGCCTTATCGGAGAGACCGACCTTCTCCAGGTTGGCCTTCGCGATCTGCGTGGCCTCGGCCCGCGGTCGCTTGAGCACCTTCTCCTGCGAGACGGTGAGGTTGCGCAGCACCGTCATGTGCGGGAAGAGGTTGAACTGCTGGAAGACCATCCCGATCCGGGCGCGCAGCGCGTCGACGTCGGCGTCCGGGTCGGTGATCTCGTCGCCCTCGACCAGGATGGTGCCGCTGGTGGGCTGCTCGAGCAGGTTGACGCAGCGCAGCAGCGTCGACTTCCCGGACCCCGAGGGGCCGATCACGCAGACCACCTCGCCGCGACCGATGTGGAAGTCGATGCCCTTGAGCACCTCGTTCTTGCCGAAATACTTGTGCAGCTGCCGTACGTCGATCGCGGCGGCGCCGCGCTCGGCGACCGATGTCGCTTCGGTCTGAGTCATCAGCGGGCCTTCCCTGACTTGGCTTCCATGCGGCGTACGACGATCGAGAGCGGCACCGTGATCAGCAGGTAGCAGAGCGCGATCGTGACCATCGGGGTCAGGTTGGCGTTGGAGTTCATCGCCTCACGACCGAACGCGGTCAGCTCGTACTCGTCCAGCGAGAGCCCGAGGATGTAGACCAGCGAGGAGTCCTTGGTGAGCAGGATCAGCTCGTTGGTCAGCGGCGGCAGGATCACCCGGAACGCCTGCGGCAGCACGATGGTGACCATCGCCCGGGTGTGGGTCATGCCCAGGGTGCGCGCCGCCTCGTACTGACCCTTCGGCACCGCCTGGATGCCGGCCCGGATCGTCTCGGCCATGTAGGCACCACCGACCAGACCGAGCGCGAGCGTCACGGTGCTGAGGTTGGAGAGCTGGATCCCGAAGGCCAGCGAGAGCCCGAGCCCGAGCACCAGGAACACGACCAGCGCCGGCAGCCCGCGGAAGAGCTCGATGA
The sequence above is drawn from the Nocardioides albertanoniae genome and encodes:
- a CDS encoding CGNR zinc finger domain-containing protein, translating into MTEQACKLVNALTPGHDGTRVVATPPVGRRAEVVRDLLARPDYKPQVGEAAADGMVALAESLRIVFAAAAVGDLDTAATTVNVLLREMGSVPQLDRARGGGWALHFHGREPDLVVGWGAGIAAGLALAIGSDLAGRLGLCQADPCDRVFVDTSKNAGRRFCSTRCQSRMKAAAHRARQK
- a CDS encoding MFS transporter; this translates as MTVIQPLTSHQGTRWPRSLVALVIARAVNRLGSFAMAFMAVALVEVHGASLATAGAVVTAFGVATIPSRLLGGRMADTVGRRATIVIGLLACAAAQLVIAASPGITGALIGATLLGLAYEIYEPASQALIAESVEAERRPQAFGLYGAAMAVAGVAAGALAALVGGIDLRFLFVADALTCLCAAALVLALVRDTTARSDGMVRTGPSPWRDRRLLTMLALGTGFATAWILSTIALPLTVSARGHDAAATGWLLLVAALVTIAGQRLLRGAASRPFTLIRAGLVLMAVGFAVIAYAAPLPLLALGTAIVALGEVLLLGPPIALVAGLATDASRAGYLAAYGTCWGIAQTVGPMLATGLMSHGTPTVWLTGAALCLVLTATTAAATAVCSPR
- a CDS encoding amino acid ABC transporter ATP-binding protein; this translates as MMTQTEATSVAERGAAAIDVRQLHKYFGKNEVLKGIDFHIGRGEVVCVIGPSGSGKSTLLRCVNLLEQPTSGTILVEGDEITDPDADVDALRARIGMVFQQFNLFPHMTVLRNLTVSQEKVLKRPRAEATQIAKANLEKVGLSDKADAYPAHLSGGQQQRVAIARALSMSPDMMLFDEPTSALDPELVGDVLAVMKDLASEGMTMMVVTHEMSFAREVADKVVFMDGGVIVEEGAPDDVLGNPQHERTQAFLARVL
- a CDS encoding amino acid ABC transporter permease, with the protein product MTDAAVVPKKRLSPRRRAALTRYVQYAILVAIVVVLAFIADWGEIRRAFLDLDIGAQQFPNVIVTALKNTIIYTACGFAFGLALGLVLALMRLSSVGPYRWISTGIIELFRGLPALVVFLVLGLGLSLAFGIQLSNLSTVTLALGLVGGAYMAETIRAGIQAVPKGQYEAARTLGMTHTRAMVTIVLPQAFRVILPPLTNELILLTKDSSLVYILGLSLDEYELTAFGREAMNSNANLTPMVTIALCYLLITVPLSIVVRRMEAKSGKAR